One part of the Desulfonema ishimotonii genome encodes these proteins:
- a CDS encoding response regulator has translation MCNSILLAVDDKPDNLFVLEQLIGEYIESCRILKAHSAAEGLDLAVKNDPNVALIDVQMPGTDGIEMCKRLKADERTKHVPVILMTAHRSPPALRVRGLEAGADDFISKPVDNIELIARIRVLLRIRQAEDRMRHERDLLEEMVRERTREVRESEERFRALSEVTWEGISIQANNIHLLGNRQFYAMFGRTPAEWKNRNIAPEQYTPESLEILSRQMAAGDPGPCEVTAIRADGTRFPVEIRAKNAEYQGLPVRVASVRDITERKQAGEEKRSLEFQLRQAMKMEAIGTLASGIAHDFNNILTSVIGYTELALDDAGDRGPVRQNLREVLRAGDRAKELVRQILTFSRQAEQEMKPVRIGQVIREAVRFLRASLPSTIEIRQTVQSDSRVRGDPTQLHQVVMNLCANAGHAMSEKGGVLEVGLTDTVLDRMAVSAHPDVKPGDFVRLRISDTGCGIPPLRMERIFDPFFTTKKKGEGTGMGLSVVHGIVRSYGGFIAVRSQPGEGATFEIFLPTVAGQPESPVHPEPPIPTGSERILVVDDEPGIANMVRIILESLGYDVEVRTEGPEALKAFETTPDRFDLVITDMTMPRMTGTDLARKLMAIRPDIPVILCTGYSPQVSGQGAADMGIREFISKPVSRQELAETIRRVLDHPV, from the coding sequence ATGTGTAATTCGATATTGCTGGCCGTTGACGACAAACCGGACAACCTTTTTGTACTCGAGCAACTGATCGGAGAATATATTGAGTCGTGCCGGATTCTGAAAGCCCACAGTGCAGCGGAAGGCCTGGACCTGGCGGTAAAAAACGATCCGAATGTGGCCCTGATTGACGTGCAGATGCCGGGGACAGACGGCATTGAGATGTGCAAACGGCTCAAGGCGGATGAGCGGACAAAGCATGTGCCGGTGATCCTTATGACGGCCCACCGGTCCCCACCGGCTCTCAGGGTCAGGGGGCTGGAGGCCGGGGCTGACGATTTTATCTCCAAGCCCGTGGACAACATCGAACTCATCGCCCGGATCCGGGTGTTGCTGCGCATCCGACAGGCCGAAGACCGCATGCGCCACGAGCGGGATCTGCTTGAGGAGATGGTCCGGGAGCGGACCCGGGAAGTCCGGGAGAGCGAAGAGCGGTTCCGTGCCCTGTCAGAGGTGACATGGGAGGGCATCAGCATTCAGGCAAACAACATACATCTCCTGGGAAACCGTCAGTTTTATGCCATGTTCGGGCGGACCCCGGCAGAGTGGAAAAACAGGAATATCGCCCCGGAGCAGTACACGCCGGAGTCCCTGGAGATCCTTTCCCGGCAGATGGCCGCGGGAGATCCCGGCCCCTGTGAGGTGACGGCCATACGGGCCGACGGCACCCGTTTTCCCGTTGAAATCCGGGCGAAAAATGCGGAGTATCAGGGCCTGCCGGTGCGTGTGGCCTCCGTCCGCGATATTACGGAGCGGAAGCAGGCCGGGGAGGAGAAGCGCTCCCTGGAATTCCAGCTCCGGCAGGCCATGAAGATGGAGGCCATCGGCACCCTGGCCAGCGGTATTGCCCACGACTTCAACAACATCCTCACCTCTGTCATCGGCTACACCGAACTGGCCCTGGACGATGCCGGAGACCGGGGCCCTGTCCGGCAGAACCTCCGGGAGGTTCTCCGGGCCGGGGACCGGGCCAAAGAACTGGTCCGGCAGATTCTGACCTTCAGCAGGCAGGCCGAACAGGAGATGAAGCCGGTGCGGATCGGGCAGGTCATCCGCGAGGCCGTCCGCTTTCTCCGGGCCTCTCTGCCCTCGACCATTGAAATCCGACAGACCGTTCAGAGTGACAGCCGGGTCCGGGGCGATCCCACCCAGCTCCACCAGGTGGTGATGAACTTATGTGCCAATGCCGGTCACGCCATGTCCGAAAAGGGGGGCGTACTTGAGGTCGGGCTGACGGATACGGTTCTGGACAGAATGGCCGTTTCCGCTCACCCGGATGTGAAACCGGGGGACTTTGTCCGGCTGCGGATCAGCGATACCGGCTGCGGGATTCCGCCCCTGCGGATGGAGCGGATTTTCGACCCCTTTTTCACGACCAAAAAAAAGGGAGAGGGGACGGGCATGGGGCTTTCGGTGGTTCACGGCATTGTCAGGAGCTACGGAGGATTTATAGCTGTTCGCAGCCAGCCGGGAGAGGGGGCAACCTTTGAGATCTTTCTGCCGACCGTGGCCGGTCAGCCGGAATCCCCGGTTCACCCGGAGCCGCCGATTCCGACCGGTTCCGAACGCATTCTGGTGGTGGACGACGAACCGGGCATTGCCAACATGGTCAGAATCATCCTCGAATCCCTGGGCTATGATGTCGAGGTCCGCACAGAAGGCCCTGAGGCCCTGAAGGCCTTTGAGACAACGCCGGATCGTTTTGATCTGGTGATTACCGACATGACCATGCCCCGCATGACGGGGACGGATCTGGCCCGGAAACTGATGGCCATCCGCCCGGATATCCCGGTCATTCTGTGTACCGGTTACAGCCCGCAGGTCAGCGGACAGGGGGCTGCGGATATGGGGATCCGGGAGTTTATTTCCAAGCCGGTTTCCCGGCAGGAGCTGGCGGAAACCATCCGGCGTGTTCTGGATCACCCGGTATGA
- a CDS encoding transporter substrate-binding domain-containing protein, which translates to MNGIRHLIFLMLLWGLSTAAAGEIPDPLIIAVDTDYPPFSMRSAQGRPAGIFVDIWRVWARKTGRRVRFLPGTWTETLANLKNGSAHIHSGLFYSDARSAWIGFSRPFYETGSGFFHLARRGDQRFPDDFPGAYVGVISDTWHLEYFERQYPDMRLRPFPNNRAMIRALLQGTIDVFIDEPASTVPWLNRMGLSGEIVGGTPFLFRQKFHAGVLKGRNALTEIIDRGLAQISEKGMGEIEKRWIPDPAMRHVPDLHDSIILSAEEKAWLRQQHVVRVRYGHWPPFMFCDGGPPRGIAIDYVNTVFKRLGIRHTYIGCEQYSWPETLEHLKQGQDVDMVPTIVHSPERERFIRFTQNYLSLPFVIFTRDTGMFVSKLRELNGRTVAVEQDYMIHDRLSREYPEIRVTEVKDSEAALRAVSTGQADAYVGNLVVGSYLIAQKGLTNLKVAAPAPFRNQNQAMGVRKDWPDLAVLIDKTLYHMTPREHNRIRQRWLALRYEHGITPGDVWKWGIIIVSLLGAVLAVILIWNRRLKFEIRERETAERKLQNATLAAETANRAKSIFLANMSHELRTPLNAILGFSQLLAQGTNFTPDQRKNLGIIARSGEHLLALINQILDVSRIEAGRMTLDERRFDLHGLLEDLVAMFWLRAGEQSLRFDFERAPDLPRYICSDQIKLRQVLTNLLDNAIKFTPAGGVWLRVGRDNVPAAPQETFWFEVRDTGVGILPEEKDGLFNAFVQMKSGLESQKGAGLGLAICRSFVTLMGGRIGAISPAPPLPWADQKAGPGTLFRFTIRAGADNGEGENECPPTVSPPVGRPAPDYRHYRILVADDKWDNRQLLIQMLRPVAGEIREAPDGRTCADIWRSWRPHLIWMDLKMPVMNGYEAVRRIRAEDRETENGERPVIIAVTAGTSEAETEAALAGGCDECLHKPFRAEAIFTLMRQYLGSGTQCREDRPAPVPAETETPKRDLSSRDFDGLSPELVVQLRDMLVIADISRLSAIIDRIRETDAGLARTLKDLVDNFEYDKILAVIP; encoded by the coding sequence ATGAACGGCATTCGCCACCTGATTTTTCTGATGTTGCTGTGGGGCCTTTCCACAGCCGCTGCCGGAGAGATCCCGGACCCGCTGATTATCGCCGTGGATACGGATTATCCGCCCTTTTCCATGCGCAGCGCCCAGGGCAGGCCTGCCGGCATTTTTGTGGATATCTGGCGCGTCTGGGCCCGGAAGACCGGACGGCGCGTCCGGTTTCTGCCCGGCACCTGGACAGAAACGCTGGCCAATCTGAAAAACGGCAGCGCCCATATTCACTCCGGCCTGTTTTACAGTGATGCCCGTTCAGCGTGGATCGGCTTTTCCCGGCCCTTTTATGAAACCGGGTCCGGCTTTTTCCATCTTGCCAGGCGGGGTGATCAGCGCTTTCCCGATGATTTCCCAGGGGCTTATGTCGGTGTGATTTCAGATACCTGGCATTTGGAATATTTCGAACGGCAATACCCGGACATGCGCCTGCGGCCCTTTCCCAATAACAGGGCGATGATCCGGGCGCTGTTGCAGGGAACCATTGACGTATTCATTGACGAACCGGCCTCAACCGTGCCCTGGCTGAACCGCATGGGCCTGTCGGGTGAGATTGTCGGCGGCACCCCGTTTCTGTTCAGGCAGAAATTTCACGCAGGTGTTCTGAAGGGCCGGAATGCCCTGACGGAGATCATCGACCGGGGGCTGGCACAGATCTCTGAAAAAGGGATGGGCGAGATCGAAAAGCGCTGGATTCCCGATCCGGCCATGCGCCACGTTCCCGATCTGCATGACAGCATCATACTGTCGGCTGAGGAGAAGGCCTGGCTCCGGCAGCAGCATGTGGTCCGGGTCCGATACGGCCACTGGCCGCCCTTTATGTTCTGCGACGGCGGGCCGCCGCGGGGGATTGCCATCGACTATGTGAACACCGTTTTCAAACGGCTGGGCATCCGGCATACCTACATCGGATGTGAGCAGTATTCCTGGCCGGAGACCCTGGAACACCTGAAGCAGGGGCAGGATGTCGATATGGTCCCCACCATTGTCCACAGCCCGGAGCGCGAACGGTTTATCCGGTTTACCCAGAATTATCTCTCTCTCCCCTTTGTCATCTTTACCCGTGATACGGGCATGTTTGTCTCCAAACTCAGAGAACTGAACGGCAGGACGGTTGCGGTCGAACAGGACTACATGATCCACGACAGGCTCAGCCGGGAATACCCCGAGATCCGGGTCACGGAGGTGAAAGATTCCGAGGCCGCATTGCGGGCCGTGTCCACCGGGCAGGCCGATGCCTATGTGGGCAATCTGGTGGTGGGAAGCTATCTGATCGCCCAGAAGGGGCTGACCAATCTCAAGGTTGCGGCCCCGGCCCCTTTCAGAAACCAAAATCAGGCGATGGGGGTCCGAAAAGACTGGCCCGATCTGGCGGTTCTGATTGACAAGACCCTGTATCACATGACGCCCCGGGAACACAATCGGATACGGCAGCGCTGGCTGGCCCTGCGGTATGAACACGGCATTACGCCGGGAGATGTCTGGAAGTGGGGCATTATTATTGTCAGCCTGCTGGGAGCGGTTCTGGCCGTGATCCTCATATGGAACCGCCGGCTCAAATTTGAGATCCGGGAACGGGAAACGGCCGAAAGGAAATTGCAGAACGCCACCCTCGCTGCCGAGACGGCAAACCGGGCCAAAAGCATTTTTCTCGCCAATATGAGCCACGAACTCCGCACGCCGCTCAACGCCATACTCGGCTTTTCCCAACTCCTGGCTCAGGGAACAAACTTCACCCCGGACCAGCGCAAAAACCTCGGCATCATCGCCCGGAGCGGTGAACATCTTCTGGCCCTGATCAACCAGATCCTTGATGTGTCCCGCATCGAAGCCGGGCGGATGACGCTGGATGAAAGGCGTTTCGACCTGCACGGACTGCTGGAGGATCTGGTGGCGATGTTCTGGCTCCGGGCCGGAGAGCAGTCGCTCCGCTTTGATTTTGAACGTGCGCCGGATCTGCCCCGGTATATCTGTTCGGATCAGATCAAGCTGCGGCAGGTGCTGACCAACCTGCTCGACAATGCCATCAAGTTTACACCGGCGGGCGGGGTATGGCTCCGGGTCGGCAGGGACAATGTGCCCGCCGCGCCGCAGGAGACCTTCTGGTTTGAGGTGCGGGATACCGGCGTCGGCATCCTGCCGGAGGAGAAAGACGGGCTTTTCAATGCCTTTGTTCAGATGAAATCCGGGCTGGAATCGCAGAAGGGGGCCGGGCTGGGGCTGGCGATCTGCCGGAGTTTTGTCACCCTGATGGGCGGCAGAATCGGGGCCATCAGCCCTGCCCCGCCTCTGCCCTGGGCGGATCAGAAGGCGGGACCGGGAACCCTGTTCCGGTTCACCATCCGGGCCGGGGCGGATAACGGAGAAGGCGAAAACGAATGCCCGCCGACCGTTTCGCCCCCCGTTGGGCGGCCTGCGCCGGATTACCGCCATTACCGGATTCTGGTGGCAGATGACAAATGGGACAACCGGCAGTTGCTCATTCAGATGCTCCGGCCGGTGGCGGGGGAAATCCGGGAGGCACCGGACGGCAGGACATGTGCGGATATCTGGCGGAGCTGGCGCCCGCATCTGATCTGGATGGATCTGAAAATGCCTGTTATGAACGGATATGAGGCGGTTCGCCGGATCAGGGCCGAAGACCGGGAAACGGAAAACGGGGAGAGACCGGTGATCATCGCCGTCACGGCAGGCACGTCAGAGGCGGAAACAGAGGCGGCGCTTGCTGGCGGGTGCGACGAATGCCTGCACAAGCCCTTCAGGGCCGAAGCGATATTCACACTGATGCGCCAATACCTGGGCAGCGGGACGCAGTGCCGGGAAGATCGGCCTGCCCCTGTTCCGGCCGAGACGGAGACACCGAAACGCGACCTGTCCTCCCGTGACTTTGACGGGCTTTCCCCTGAACTGGTCGTTCAGTTGCGGGACATGCTCGTCATTGCCGACATCAGCCGGCTCTCTGCGATCATTGACCGGATCCGGGAAACAGACGCCGGTCTTGCCCGCACATTAAAAGACCTTGTGGATAACTTTGAATATGATAAGATTCTGGCGGTCATTCCATAG